From a region of the Stenotrophomonas sp. BIO128-Bstrain genome:
- a CDS encoding DUF4054 domain-containing protein, translated as MAEVIEILDFLAPGLTATPEEKEMALSLAEAYRPACLTKTKADEAVALYAAWLLYAREQAKAANEAGEVVPVGVKSQTDGDLSRTYTGDVSGADGVSDPAGYYGRWKALNDICTRVGAITVSPVVGGCCGCPP; from the coding sequence ATGGCCGAAGTCATCGAGATCCTGGACTTTCTTGCGCCGGGGCTGACGGCCACGCCGGAAGAGAAGGAGATGGCCCTCTCGTTGGCGGAGGCCTACCGTCCCGCATGCCTGACCAAGACCAAGGCAGATGAAGCTGTCGCGCTGTACGCAGCGTGGCTGCTCTACGCCAGGGAGCAGGCGAAGGCAGCGAATGAAGCCGGCGAGGTCGTCCCGGTAGGGGTGAAATCCCAGACCGACGGCGACCTCAGTCGCACCTATACCGGGGACGTCTCCGGCGCCGACGGGGTTTCCGACCCCGCCGGCTACTACGGGCGCTGGAAGGCCCTCAATGACATCTGCACGCGCGTGGGTGCCATCACCGTCAGTCCGGTAGTCGGAGGTTGCTGCGGATGTCCGCCGTAA
- a CDS encoding phage baseplate protein, which yields MSLTALTFNSVFGTRAVIGTLQLDALVSEDTILDSYATIYPVEDGGSITDNVSSDAEKLSLTGQVTSAEITVYGAGGWQKLIQAKDVFRQLHEARTPISISTGMDNYTDMVMERCRIGRTNEGDHFTVECDFRKILKAQLQTDTVPEDKAAVSAKGKAGSTRTSGGKVNAADLSEKQQQAATDYVNATLGIGPRLRPPGVM from the coding sequence ATGTCGCTTACCGCATTGACGTTCAATTCGGTGTTCGGCACGCGCGCCGTCATCGGCACCCTGCAACTGGATGCGCTTGTGAGCGAGGACACCATCCTTGACAGCTACGCGACCATCTACCCGGTCGAGGACGGCGGGAGCATCACAGACAACGTCTCCAGCGACGCCGAGAAGCTCTCGCTCACAGGGCAAGTTACCTCGGCTGAGATCACGGTCTATGGCGCAGGCGGGTGGCAGAAGCTGATCCAGGCCAAGGACGTGTTTCGGCAGCTGCACGAGGCTCGAACGCCGATCAGCATCTCCACCGGCATGGACAACTACACGGACATGGTGATGGAACGGTGCAGGATCGGGCGCACCAACGAAGGGGATCATTTCACGGTCGAGTGCGACTTCCGCAAGATCCTCAAGGCGCAGCTGCAGACCGATACGGTTCCTGAGGACAAGGCGGCTGTAAGCGCCAAGGGCAAGGCTGGTTCGACCCGCACCAGCGGCGGAAAGGTCAACGCCGCGGACCTTAGCGAGAAGCAACAGCAGGCGGCTACCGACTACGTCAACGCCACGCTGGGCATCGGCCCGCGCCTACGTCCCCCGGGGGTGATGTGA
- a CDS encoding DUF3383 family protein, producing the protein MASINRIAKVEISLATTSINQQSFSDLLFLAALPDTEERVFLVTSADELLDHGIELADPLYKAVQTVFQQDRAIDQVYIGRRTLDEDGDPTETITEALVAIRAAHSGWYALIQLSRAAADIMEAAAWVEANEKLQLASSGDASIIAAGDADIASQLKALNYNRTALWYHANAGTEWLEAALAANRFTYEPGAETWANVRLTGVQTDPLTEGQSQIARGKNANTFEQFRNLGLTQYGTVASGEWIDIIRFRDWLKDRVQTGVVDVLAKADGKIPYTSAGIQVIVTALRAALDAGVTAGGIAPKETDASDNVLESYRITYPGLAEIADSVKSQRLLEGIRFSARLAGAIHTTEITGTLSYSI; encoded by the coding sequence ATGGCATCCATCAACCGCATCGCCAAGGTCGAGATTTCCTTGGCGACCACCTCGATCAATCAGCAGTCTTTCAGCGATCTGCTGTTCCTCGCAGCCTTGCCGGACACCGAGGAACGAGTGTTCCTGGTCACTTCGGCTGATGAGCTGCTGGATCACGGCATTGAACTGGCCGACCCTCTCTACAAGGCCGTTCAGACTGTTTTCCAGCAGGATCGCGCCATTGACCAGGTCTACATCGGCCGCCGGACGTTGGACGAAGACGGCGATCCGACAGAGACCATCACAGAGGCGCTGGTTGCAATCCGCGCCGCCCATAGCGGCTGGTACGCGCTGATCCAGCTGTCTCGTGCTGCCGCCGACATCATGGAGGCGGCTGCGTGGGTCGAGGCCAACGAAAAGCTGCAGCTTGCCAGCAGTGGCGATGCCTCGATCATTGCCGCGGGCGACGCAGACATCGCAAGCCAGCTGAAGGCGCTCAACTACAACCGCACCGCGCTCTGGTATCACGCTAACGCGGGCACAGAGTGGCTGGAGGCCGCGTTGGCGGCCAATCGGTTCACCTATGAGCCCGGCGCCGAGACGTGGGCCAACGTGCGCCTGACTGGCGTGCAGACCGATCCGCTGACCGAGGGGCAGTCGCAGATCGCGCGCGGGAAGAACGCCAACACCTTCGAGCAGTTCCGAAACCTGGGCCTGACCCAGTACGGAACTGTTGCCAGCGGTGAGTGGATCGACATCATCCGCTTCCGCGATTGGCTCAAGGATCGAGTGCAGACCGGCGTGGTGGACGTGTTGGCCAAGGCCGACGGCAAGATCCCGTACACCAGTGCAGGCATCCAAGTCATCGTCACCGCCCTTCGAGCCGCGCTCGATGCGGGTGTTACTGCCGGCGGCATCGCGCCCAAGGAGACCGACGCCAGTGACAACGTCCTTGAGTCGTATCGGATCACCTATCCAGGCCTGGCAGAGATCGCAGACAGCGTGAAGTCCCAGCGCCTGCTGGAGGGCATCCGCTTCTCCGCCCGACTGGCTGGCGCCATCCACACGACCGAAATCACCGGCACTCTTTCTTACAGCATCTGA
- a CDS encoding phage protein encodes MGVKTYDSSQVIITFGPHIITGYAEDTFISVEEMGDGISSVVGANGEKARSMSQNRSLQVTLTLLQTSKSNDVLSAAAEFDRASHGQGALPMAITDLTGRTLIADAGSWVVKKPNSEFGATVGTREWTLETSNDAIYHVGGAR; translated from the coding sequence ATGGGCGTCAAGACCTACGATTCCTCGCAGGTGATCATCACCTTCGGGCCGCACATCATCACCGGCTATGCCGAGGACACGTTCATCTCCGTTGAGGAGATGGGCGATGGCATCAGCTCAGTGGTGGGCGCCAACGGCGAAAAAGCCCGTTCGATGTCCCAGAACCGCTCGCTGCAGGTCACCCTGACCCTGCTGCAGACCAGCAAGAGCAACGACGTGCTGTCGGCAGCCGCCGAGTTCGACCGGGCATCGCACGGGCAGGGCGCGCTCCCGATGGCCATTACCGATCTGACCGGTCGAACGCTGATCGCGGACGCCGGCTCGTGGGTGGTGAAGAAGCCGAATTCGGAGTTCGGTGCAACCGTTGGCACCCGTGAGTGGACGCTCGAAACGTCCAACGACGCGATCTACCACGTCGGAGGCGCACGCTGA
- a CDS encoding phage tail tape measure protein yields the protein MALRELVTQLRYELKDGNLKKYVDGYKKAELKINSAAKAANNKLNTALNGSVATTGRLERGVGKAAYAIDRMSSKAKQFGRDFSESVRKGTRDATASLNKLESRASKLNGKLAGSAAATTVAAYALLVRPTLNAARFNRENQLIGNTAEMSPKEIAGLRDTILSQARATNQNADDLQAALGYLVAAGMDAKTAQESIRTIGRATTAAGADIQDLAQAAFTLQDALKIDPAGLQQAIDILATAGKEGNVELKDMARVLPVLGSQFQALKMQGTEAAATMAASLEIARKGAATADEAATNLQNFLSKILSPDTLNKAEKNFNLDLYKVVTDAQKGGRNPLEAAIEAIAKATGGDQKKLGELFQDMQVQNFLRPMLQNYSEYQRIKRVSLQQSSGTTDRDFERMVGTEAEQLKSVNIAIDNLSKSLGSALEPAVTAVSRALAPVVQKVADWIDKNRGLAAAIVLTIVGILALKTAIIALQIASLAATRLRILSGAIGGLPGVAGAATTGIAGFLAKLGLVAGLSELAIAGLGMLGLPTPDEIAAQGNSVGAENVKRGEWLKASTNLSAGDFLKAAWDRIANSYTNEEVAKMLMGGTVSRDSKTTGAANWMAPGAMNSPRTWQMVPPSVTNHATVNLSVPAGSNAAAHGAAAQRGTSKALSSFQYQLPTAVEAF from the coding sequence ATGGCCTTGCGCGAACTTGTCACTCAGCTGCGTTACGAGCTGAAGGATGGCAACCTCAAGAAATACGTGGATGGCTACAAAAAGGCGGAGCTAAAAATCAACTCCGCAGCAAAGGCTGCAAACAATAAGCTCAACACTGCTCTTAACGGCTCAGTAGCTACTACTGGTCGCCTGGAGCGAGGAGTTGGCAAGGCGGCGTATGCCATCGACCGGATGTCTTCGAAGGCGAAGCAATTCGGTCGTGACTTCAGCGAAAGCGTCAGGAAAGGAACTAGGGACGCTACCGCATCTTTGAACAAGCTCGAAAGCCGAGCTTCCAAGCTCAACGGCAAACTGGCGGGAAGTGCGGCAGCGACGACCGTTGCTGCATACGCCTTGCTGGTAAGGCCAACTCTGAACGCAGCTAGGTTCAATCGTGAAAACCAGCTGATTGGCAATACTGCAGAGATGAGCCCAAAAGAGATAGCAGGACTCCGCGACACGATCCTGAGTCAGGCCCGGGCGACCAACCAGAACGCTGATGACCTTCAGGCCGCGCTTGGCTATTTGGTTGCGGCGGGCATGGATGCGAAAACAGCACAGGAAAGCATCAGGACCATCGGCCGGGCCACGACCGCGGCAGGTGCAGATATTCAGGATCTTGCGCAGGCAGCCTTCACTTTGCAGGACGCCTTGAAGATCGACCCTGCGGGACTGCAGCAAGCGATTGACATCCTGGCTACCGCTGGCAAGGAAGGTAATGTCGAGTTGAAGGATATGGCTCGCGTGCTGCCCGTGCTCGGGTCCCAGTTCCAGGCATTGAAGATGCAAGGCACGGAAGCGGCTGCAACGATGGCGGCATCCTTGGAGATCGCCCGAAAGGGCGCTGCCACTGCCGATGAGGCAGCTACGAACCTCCAAAATTTCCTTTCCAAGATTCTGTCTCCTGACACACTAAATAAGGCCGAGAAGAACTTTAACCTCGACCTTTACAAGGTCGTTACTGATGCGCAGAAGGGCGGAAGAAATCCGCTAGAAGCGGCGATTGAGGCTATCGCAAAGGCAACCGGTGGCGATCAGAAGAAGCTGGGCGAGCTGTTCCAAGACATGCAGGTCCAGAACTTCTTGCGTCCGATGCTGCAGAACTACTCCGAATACCAGCGTATCAAGCGGGTGTCGCTGCAGCAGTCGAGCGGAACAACCGATCGCGACTTTGAGAGGATGGTTGGCACTGAGGCAGAGCAGCTAAAGTCAGTCAACATCGCCATCGATAATCTTTCGAAGTCATTGGGCTCTGCGCTGGAGCCGGCCGTTACCGCCGTCTCGCGGGCGCTGGCGCCCGTAGTCCAGAAGGTGGCTGACTGGATAGATAAGAACCGCGGGCTCGCTGCGGCAATTGTCTTGACAATAGTTGGAATTCTCGCCCTTAAGACAGCAATCATCGCTCTTCAGATCGCGAGCCTCGCTGCCACGCGCCTTCGGATACTCAGTGGGGCTATCGGCGGACTACCAGGTGTGGCGGGAGCAGCCACAACCGGTATTGCAGGCTTCCTGGCTAAGCTCGGGCTGGTAGCTGGGCTTTCTGAGCTTGCGATTGCTGGACTTGGGATGTTGGGACTGCCCACCCCGGACGAAATTGCCGCCCAAGGGAATAGCGTCGGCGCCGAGAACGTCAAGCGCGGAGAGTGGCTTAAGGCTTCCACAAATCTCTCCGCGGGAGACTTCCTCAAGGCCGCATGGGATCGAATCGCCAACTCGTACACCAATGAAGAAGTGGCGAAAATGCTGATGGGCGGAACAGTCAGCCGAGACTCAAAAACCACGGGAGCGGCAAATTGGATGGCGCCAGGAGCAATGAACTCTCCCCGCACGTGGCAGATGGTTCCGCCAAGCGTGACTAACCACGCCACGGTGAACCTGTCTGTTCCCGCGGGGTCCAACGCTGCCGCCCACGGCGCTGCCGCCCAGCGAGGGACCTCCAAGGCTCTGAGCAGCTTCCAGTATCAGCTTCCGACTGCGGTCGAAGCGTTCTAA
- a CDS encoding phage tail assembly chaperone, with protein MARQEVVIGATTFYLQTFAPRDALRIFGDLQKDLLPSLGGVLASVASEDGGDINPETLLAGIKSFSVSLDGKALDAWCDRLIDPERVTYEKNGKDARKLTKANMDDAFEDFAEILELLFHIIKLNFAGPLGRWLGLSGPGLKEKLGNQLESSNRNSSES; from the coding sequence ATGGCCCGCCAGGAAGTGGTCATCGGCGCCACGACGTTCTACCTCCAGACCTTCGCGCCGCGCGACGCCCTGCGCATCTTCGGCGACCTCCAGAAGGACCTGCTCCCCAGCTTGGGCGGGGTGCTCGCCTCGGTGGCCAGTGAGGATGGCGGGGATATCAACCCCGAGACCCTGCTCGCCGGCATCAAGTCGTTCTCGGTCTCCCTGGACGGCAAGGCGCTCGACGCCTGGTGCGATCGCCTGATCGATCCGGAGCGCGTCACCTACGAAAAGAACGGCAAGGACGCTCGAAAGCTCACCAAGGCCAATATGGATGACGCATTCGAGGATTTCGCTGAGATCCTGGAGTTGCTGTTCCACATCATCAAGCTGAACTTCGCCGGCCCTTTGGGGCGCTGGCTCGGCCTCTCTGGTCCGGGCCTGAAAGAGAAGCTGGGCAACCAGTTGGAAAGTTCCAACCGGAACTCGAGCGAGAGTTGA
- a CDS encoding Gp138 family membrane-puncturing spike protein translates to MSQASDIRRLIATELADVHTCLPGKIVSFDGLAAVVQPSLSKALASGDDLPAPQIVSVPVCFPRGMGGKAIISVPLGAGDDVLLHFSERALENWLSGKDGAPGDPRMFDLSDAFATPVCRPGGSSVDTVNLVVRLDQASITISPDGTVVISTQGAAEVTAPAGLTINADITVNGMIEATGDVTGGGVSLMNHLTTNVTPGTGMSGKPAQ, encoded by the coding sequence ATGAGCCAGGCCAGCGATATCCGCAGACTGATCGCCACCGAGCTGGCAGATGTGCATACGTGCTTGCCGGGCAAGATCGTCAGCTTCGACGGCCTCGCGGCGGTCGTGCAGCCCTCTCTGAGCAAGGCTCTCGCATCGGGAGACGACTTGCCGGCGCCGCAGATTGTGAGCGTGCCGGTCTGCTTCCCGCGCGGCATGGGCGGCAAGGCCATCATCTCCGTGCCGCTGGGCGCCGGGGATGACGTCCTCCTGCACTTCTCGGAGCGTGCTCTGGAGAACTGGCTTTCGGGCAAGGACGGTGCCCCTGGAGATCCCCGCATGTTCGACCTGTCCGACGCCTTTGCCACGCCGGTGTGCCGGCCCGGGGGCAGTTCGGTCGACACGGTGAATCTGGTGGTCCGTCTGGATCAGGCCAGCATCACGATATCGCCCGATGGAACCGTGGTGATCTCAACGCAGGGCGCCGCCGAAGTGACCGCCCCAGCAGGCCTGACGATCAACGCAGACATCACCGTCAACGGCATGATCGAAGCAACCGGCGATGTGACGGGCGGCGGGGTCAGCCTCATGAACCACCTCACCACCAACGTCACGCCGGGAAC